The nucleotide sequence GAAGATTATAAAAATTAGAAACTAAAATAATGTCGAGGATTAAATACATTAACTGAAATAATGATATAGAGTTTTTATCCAtccataaaaaaaacaaatatcgACATTATCCAGAATTACATTTCTTTATTACATTACAACTCTAGCACTATTTAAGCAGATCAACTAATCAATGCATCAAGTAGATAGCCAAAAGAATTATATTCACTATCACTAATATCTAAACCATGAGTGGTACATTCTAATTTCCCATATTATGTCCAAGATAAGCAATGTGTTCACTTCCTACTCTGGACTCCACTCTCGGCAATATCCTAAAATGTATATCACTGTATCTTCATTTAGTCTAGTATCGGATCTCACTGACTTTAATCATCTATGCTGCTTACATCCATAATATAGTCTTCCTAGGTTCTCTTGGTTGATCTAGAGATTAGCATCAATGCTCTTAGTCCGTAGTTCCTGTATCGTACAGTTTCAAATTGGTATGGTTGATGCTGCTATTACTTGATGATGCCATTAAATAGCAACTTAATACTCAAAAAAGTAAAATTTGACAAAATTAAACTAAAAGTAGTAATTTGCATAAGTAATAAAAAATCACTCAAAGCAGCCCTAACTTGcaaaaaaatacctaaattcaCTTAAATACTATCAATTTGGACAAAAAGAAAATCATACGTATATCTACATTTGCAAGAACAATAATACTTAAattcaacaaaatttaattaaaatcagtaCCAATTAGAGGGGGGGGAATATAAAACAGACATAAACACAGCCATTCAATAAAAGCCCTAAAAGGTTGCTCTAAAATAATCTCATACATGCTGGTTGTTGCGATGACACTCCAACAACGGTGGACCTTGGAGACACGACGGTCGTTGGAGTGATGAAATCCAAATGTAGGGTACTTTTGTAGGATTTTGGAGCCGGAGTGATGACGGGGAAGGACCAAGATGGCAGAGATGGTGGAGTTGCAACTAATCATCGTCAGAATCAATCAAGTAAATGGAAAGGTCTTTTTTTCAAtggagcatcgtcgtggggtgaAATCAACCTTTTAGGGTACGTATGAGATTCTGGAGCTGGAGTCAACAGAGCTAGAGTCAACGAAGCAAGAGCTGCTGGAGTTGAAGAAGCTAAAGTCGACGAAGCAGGAGCTGTTGGAGTTGACGAAGGGAAGGGATGAGAAGTTAACTGAGGGAGGAGATCTGATGTGGAAGGAGAAAGCCTACGGAGTGTAGAAGTTATTTCGGAAGGAAGGAAACAATTAGGAAATTTTGTCAAAATtaggagagattttatttttttttaaattgttgtTTAACTAGTGGAACGTAGGGTAAAGAGATATTGGGACGAAGATCTGAACTCGAGAAATGTAAGTATCTAGGTCCTCACGGGCTGAAATTAGggtatttagtggtgttattatatataaatttatggtCGATTTTCTTGGGCAAAGCCCGATTTATTTGTGGAAGGGGAGGGTTATCACTTTTGCCACGTATGCTTCTCAAAGGTCTTCTGATTGCGCTGTCTTTCAATCAGACCGTTGATTTCCAGAAGACTGGTTACCTAACCAAATTTTAACGGCCGGATCAGAATCCCACTGGTAGGCGTTTCGAATGGAGAAAGTTTCTCTGCATTCGCTTGATCCAGCAAGATAAGGTTACTCAGCCTTACGATCTGGGCACCTGTTAATCCAACGATCAACTAGTGTCCCTTCCATGTTCTTTTATGCGGTAAATGGCATGGAGTAGTTGGTGTGGGAACTCGTCAACTAAGGAGGGTATAGAGGCAGTAGCGAGACGCAGCTGAGCTCGGTCTCCTCCATTCCAGATCTCGGATCCTGCAGCGACGCAATGGAGAGGGAGGAAGCCTTGGAGTTGGAGAGTGGAGAAGGAAGGCCCTTGCTCCCTTTGGTAATCACCTGACTTTTATTGTTAATTGGGTTTGTTGCTGCATCTAGAAGGAAAGGGACTTTTTTTGCCCTCGGATTTCAGTGAGCTTTCAAATTGGCTTCCCTATTCTGTCGGTTGAAGTTCTGATTCCGTGGTTTCTTTGGCTTTGTTGTGGTTAAGTTGATTAGGCCATAAAAAGATGGATCTTGAACTAAGATATCGCAATCGTTTGAATTTGGTGAGAACTGGATGCAGTGAATGGTAATTCATTACGTGGATCTTTTTTCAAACTGAACTGTCCAACTTCTAAGATCTCTGTTGTACTTTTGTTATGGGCTTTGGAACTACTCTGGCTCCAGATAAGGAGGCGAATAGGGCTATTGTTATTTATGATGCAAACAGTTACACTTTTTTGTAGCAGAAAATTTacctgattattattattattattaatattattattattattttccaatTAACACTAAAAAGGATCTAGAGTGAAATTAAAGAAAAAGTGCCAGCATTGATTCTGAGTTTAGGCGAAAATGAAGGAATTACCAATTTTTTAAGggtttaaaatatcttttaaactaATTCAACTATGCTTTCAGAGTGCAACCTCAAGACAAACTGAGAATGAATTGAGAGGACCTCACCATAGATCTAGCGTCTCGAAAGCACCAGCAATAATTTTGGGTATGATCTCACAACATTCTCAATTAACATGGTTTGTAGCACCCATTCTAATGTTTGTTAATTACCTTTCACAAATGCTATATAGCTTGTTCTATCTTTCACACAAGTTTGATAAATAGTCATCTGATGTTTTGAACGCTAGTAGTGTTGGAACTAGATCTACATGCATGAACATAAAAATTTCTCTGACAATTAGTCTATAGGCCCAGTTGTATGAATGCATTATGCATGCACTCTGTTTGCAGGATTTGAATACTTGGATAGTGTCGCATTCAATGGTGTTGGAGCGAACTTAATTGTGTATCTTCATACTGTTCTCCATGGGAACAATGCTGCGAATGCTGCTAATGTGGCCACTTGGAGTGGAACATGTTTCTTGACACCCCTGTTTGGTGCTATTGTTGCTGACACCTATTGGGGAAATTATAAGACTATAATGATTTCCCTTGTGGTGTACCTCCTAGTAAGTCAGTTTTAGAGTCTTCCTCAAAGAGATCAGTTTTGAAGTCTTAATTTTTTTGATATGTATTTTCATCATCAACATGCTCACATTtctttataataattattttatgtaATCTGCTTATCTTCTTGGGTAATAGGGAATGATTACAATAACTTCCTCTGCTTTTTCGGCATCTTCAACCCTTCTGTTCTGTGGGTTGTACCTAGTGGCGATTGGGAGTGGAGGTGTCAAGGCAGCACTTCTTCCTTTTGGTGCAGAGCAGTTTGATGATGAGAACCCTTCAGATAGAGAGAAAAAGGGGGCTTTCTTTGGTTGGTTTTATCTTTCTATCACCTTAGGAGCACTCACTTCAATGACCTTCATAGTATGGATACAAGAAAATATAAGTTGGGGACTTGGATATAGTATTGCAACATTCTGCATGGCTGCTGCCTTAGCAGCCTTTGTAATGGGCACACCACATTATCGACGCAGGTTGCCAAGTGGCAGTCCATTGCAAAGTATTCTACAAGTAATTTTTGCTTCCTACAAGAAGAGGAGTGCAGAAATTCCCAGAGATATCAGTCTCTTGTATGAGGTGAACAAGGACTCATCAGATGTCGGAGAGCAGAGATTGGCACATACAAATGGATTCAGGTTATTTTCTCTACATGCAATATGAGAGTATAGTTTTTGGAGAAATGATACTTGACATTTTATATATGATGCAGTCAGATATGAGATTGCGGTTAAGTGAACATGctgatgataaaaaaaaacatattttagaACTATTCTTTCTTAGCGTATTGAAACTGAATAGTGAGACATGCCTTTTAGAACAAAAAAAATTCTGTTACTTTGAGGAAAGGAAGTAGGAACAATAATCactaaaatgaatttaaaatagcaaatgataaTTGGGTTTCTTTTGAGAACTAGAATTGTTTTTGTTAACCAGTCATCAAACTGACTATTCTGGTGAGAATAATATATCTAAGGTAAATTTTCTGCTGAAGCTGTAATGCACACATCTACAAGCATGATCCTTTTCCAAACATATTCCTTGTTAGTTCTGGTGGTTACTGAATCCTCAAGTGAAAGATCAACTTAGCCAACATTGAGAATGTATTGGGGCCCCTAGATCATCTCAAATTCATGGTATattgtaaattgagaaaaaattacagaaaaaggtAACACAACACGAGTAAGGGCAAATGCTTCGTACAGAAGGAAGCTGATGTGATATTGTGTTTCTACATCCCCTCTCATGCTCAACTTTATTTGTTCTCTTTCATGGTTTGTATTTATGATGTTTTAACTGGGAGGAATTCTCATGCTTTTACATCTTCTGCTCAGGTTCTTAGACAAAGCAGCAACTATTTCTGCCCTGGATTTGAAGGATGGTTCTCCTCAGTACTCCTGGAGTTTATGCACTGTTACCCAAGTAGAAGAGTTGAAGATGTTCCTTCGGCTTATTCCGATATGGGCTAACAGTATAATATATGCGGCTGTGTTTGCTCAAATGTTCACCACCTTCATTCagcaagggagtgcaatgaacacaaagattgGCTCATTCTCCATCCCTCCCGCATCCTTGTGTTCTTTCGAAATCATAAGCGTTATGAGTTGGGTTTTCGTCTACAACAACATCATAGCCCCTGCCGCTAAGCGATACTTTGGAAACGGAATGGGGCTGTCACAGCTTCAACGGATGGGAATAGGTCGTTTCCTTCTGATCCTAGCAATGCTAACAGCTTCTTACAATGAGACCAAGAGATTGGAAAGTTTTAAAGCTGGCAAATCCCTGAGCATTGCATGGCAACTCCCCCAATTCTTTGTCCTGGCCAGTTCAGAGGTCTTCAACAACATTACCCAGCTCGAGTTCTTCTTTGCGCAGGCACCTGACAGGATGAAGAGCATATGCACAGCAATGGTCCTCTTCTCGATGTCGTTAGGCAATTACTTGAACTCGTTCATAATCACATTCATTGCCATTGTCACCTCAGGGGAAGGGCGGCCTGGCTGGATCTCGAATGACCTGAACAAAGGGCATCTCGATTACTACTTCTTGGTGTTGGCACTTCTGTCGACATTGAACTTTTTGGTTTATATCGCATTTGCAAAGAACTACACACTAAAGAAGGCCATCTCAGAGAGTTAGTGTGACACAAGGATTCCAAGCGTGGATCGCCTGTATTAATATGTTTCTAAAGCTTCCTGTAGTACACACTAGCCCATAATGCTCATAATAAGTTGTTGCAATGGATCATGTAAAATCTTTTTATACCAACACTTTCTTGGTGAAATTGGAGGAtcctgttttttttttcccttcattaCAGTTTAGTTCTTTTGTTGTGATTGATAAATCATTTGAACCATGAAATggaaatttatttatttcctgAAGAAACTGATTGCGGTTCGATTTGGAACTGGCAGTTTGAGACTTCTTTTTTAACGTCATCCAAGCATGGCGCACCATTACGTCATCAGTGAGTGTGTAATAAAATCCAAGCTGGCCACGTCGACGAAGAGTAGCATTGAAGCTTACGTGGCGCTTCTTGATTGCTCACATCCTGTGTCTGTCGAATAATATAACGTCACCACCTCGTCAGCCTGCATCAAGGAGgagataaattatgatgattggGAAGGTCAGTGAAAGGAGCGTTAATTATACGGTGCAGAGATTTAAGGTAAATATCTTTCCACTTACCCCTCTGACACGATCCACCCTCGCTGCGTTGACGGATTAATCCAGCGTTTTAAATGGACCCTTGGGTGAGCGAATGGACGACGTCGGATTAGATCAGATTTTTGGATCGCGGAGAATGCGTCCGTCGGAGGTCGGACAACCAAGATGCTTCGATCCCTGGATTGAAATCCTCGTCTGATCTTCTCTTCGCCGGTTTCAAAACAAACCCTTGCAGATCTCTCCCTGCTCGCGTTCTTCTCTTTAGAATGCCACAGATCGCGTTCGATTGAACGAGAAGTCTGCTTCCTTGACGCGGAATTTTAGATTTTGGGGGTGTGGACTGCTGATTAGGGTTTGGGCGGAGGAGATCGATGGCGGTCAGGGAGGAAGAATCGGAGTACGAGAGCGATCCCGAGGACGCGCCGTTGCCAAGGATGCGTCGGAGGGAGGCAAGCGACGACGAGGAAGGGGAAGGATACGATGGGCTGGGGAAATCTGCCGCGGGAGACCGGGTTGGATCCGACGGCGAGTCGGATGGTCAAGGTGGCGCCGAGGTTTATGATGATGAAGAGGAGTACTACGACGGCGAGGAGGAGGAACTGGCGGGCGAAGTAGAGGAATTCGTTGCTGTAGAAGGAATGATGGAAGGAAAAGGAGCGAATATGGGGGCTGTTCCAGTGGGCGAAGGCCCTAGGGACTTGGGAAAGTCGCCGGTTCCTGATGGCGATGGGCAGGCGTTTCTTGGGACTTCAGAAGAAAATGAAGACAAAGAACCTGTTGAAGAGGAGGCGAAGGAGAATGAACCTTATGCTGTGCCGACTGCTGGGGCTTTCTACATGCACGATGATCGGTTCCAGGACAATGGCAGGGGTCGCCGAAGGTGATATTATTTATTACTTGTCAAAAGTCAAAACAACATAATTATACTTTTTGCACTCCTGGTATGATAGGTATCTTTTTTCTTAGAAGAATCTACTGCTATTCTTCATGATCttcatctgttttttttttttccataaatTAGAGATATTCGATCACTCGTGTGCCAAATTATTGATAGAAAACTGTTATGAGCACATAAGTGTGCAGTTTATTGAGATTCTATTACTGAGTATAATGTTTAAAGGTTTGTATAGATATAATTCATAACTTTCAATAGATAATGTGTACATTTTGCTTCTTGGACTTGATCATGAGGAATGGTTAGTCATTTAGGAACAATGGGCAATATAACCTAACACTGTATAATTTAGCTACTTTTGTTCCTTTATCTATATCTATATATTAAACATAATCCATTACTTACTATTCACCACTATGAGTTGTTtatcaatatatttttattttttcacttcCTCTCCCATTTTTGTTGCAGCCAGTGACTGTATTAGTCTGGATCAAATATTGCATTATTTATATTCTTAAGGCAACATTGAAACATCTCTTTTTTGGCATTTCCACTTTTTATTTTCCTTACAAATTTTTCGTTTAATAACCTTTATCTAGGCGTATGTTTGGTGTCCAAAAGTTGTGGGATTCTAAAGATGAACGTGCTTGGGTACATGATAGATTTGAAGAAATGAATCTGCAGGATGCACAAAATCATGAGGTACTTTCTTTCCAATATTCTTATCATGTAAACCAACCTTTGAGGTTCTAATTAAGGATGACAAGCCATTTCTCCCAGGAACAGCGGAAGTCTAGAGGTCGTTTTAGAGGTCGAGGTGGTGGCAAAAAGCGGGGCTCTGAACATGGGTATATTAGAGGAAACAGGTTCAATACATACCGTGATGATGTTGAGAATGAAACTCGTGGCCCCAAGACTGTTAGAGGGAGAGGACCTAGGCGCTATGAACTTATTTCAAGGAACAAAAGAGACTTTCCTGCAATTCAAAGCAAACAGTTAGTAATTGACTTCATTATTGTTAATCACACGCAACCTTTCTACTGGATTGCCACAATTTGGAGCTAAATTGTTCTTAATTTCTTTGCAGCTCACCTGTAAAACCTCAAGATTCTGTGTCAAATAATACTTTTGGACGACAATCTTCTCAAGCAGCACCTGTTCAATCAGACCCTCTTCTGAAGAAGAGCACATTTGCCTCGAGCCTTAATTATGCATCTCCCCCTTTTTACCCCTCTGGGTCCTCTAGTCAAGACATGGCAGCCTTGAGTCAGAAAAACAACCTACAAAGTGGAAGGACCAATAAAGCCATGCCATACACTGCACTCATAAGAGAAAATTCTATTGCATCCCAAAGAAACTCTTTGCTGAAAAGGAATATACCCACTGACATGGTTGGGCGTGATAAGTTGTTTGTTGATGATTCCTTTCAGCCAACAGCTGGGAAAACTATGGCTACCTCCAGTCTCCAGCTGTTAGAATCTtcattatcatcaaaagaaattaTCCAGAATGCAAGTTCTAGGGTTCAGGGTATGGAATCAAGTATCGTTACTCCTCCAAATAGACATTCTGAATCATCTATTAGCCAACCTGGAAGAGTTGCTACTCAAACTAAGCCCACAGAACACAGACCACTTCAGTTTCCTGCACAACCTGCAATGCAAATTTCTAATCAACAGTTGGTTCATCTTCGTAGCATTGGGAATCAAGCATCATCACCTCCTGATTCTGCATCTCTTACTTCATCTGACACTGTTCAGTCTGATTCACATCCAGCTGTAAATAAGCCAGAAACTGCACCTGTTGGAAAAGCAAGGATCAATAATCAAAGGATAGGAAAGGGACCCTTTCTGTATGGTGGAGCTCAGGTAATTGGAGCAACTGGAGCTGTGGGACTTGCTAATGGTGACCATAACTTCCCTGGAACTCCAGCACTTTTACCAGGTCTGTCAAATTACTCTCTTTTAATTATTACAAAAGCATGTCTTTCTTAGCTGTGGATTTCCTTTCATCCAGTTCTGGGTATTGAATGGCATTACTCCTTAAATTCCATATTACTTCTTTCAAAATTGGTAGATGGGCACTCAAAATTGCCATTTTGTGTCACAAAATTATAGACAAATAACTTGATTTTGAAATCACCATTGCAGATGCTTTTCTTTTACGTGATGCCTTGACCATACCAAGGCTTTTCGCCTTTCCTCCATCTCATAGGCTCCCAATGGTATTAATCTTAGTAATCATAGGTGCATGTCTCTTGGCCCCACTACATTCCACACTGTATGAATCATAGTAATCATGGGTACATTCCCCACTACATTCCACAGTGTCAATGGAGGTTTTTGGTTCTCGTGCACTGGTATTATCTTCAGAATGAACGCTCATTCAAATTAAACTAGATCTTTGTATCTTAATCTTTTGTGACCATATGCTACTTTCATACACTTTTGGCATGCATATATTTGGACGTTCTTGATTGTATTTTTTGTTTCTTGTTTCAAGTTATGCAACTTGGCGGCCCCAATCCTGGTGGTATGGGGCTTCCTGCTATGGGTATGGCTCTTCCAGGATATGTAGCTCAGCCTCAGCTTGGTTTTGGCAACTCAGAAATGACTTGGTATGCAATATGTTACTTTCTATATTTATTTCACTTTTTCAGCCGTGCTATATTGTTTGGCCTATATCGATGTTGTTAAGGCAAAATGTTATGCAGATAGTTTATTCTTGTGTTGGCACATACTcattttctcttttattagtttactTTTATGTTCAGCATTCAGCAATAAAATGGACCATTGGGaaccttttatttcctttattttaaAAGGACTCTTGGGCACTTGGAATTGATGGCCTCCTGTATAGACTGTTTATTGTATCTGTTTTAGCATTATAGTACATTCTGACCCATTATAGTGTAGGCATGTTAGCAGCATACTTATGATGGAATGGAACCATAGTGTACCAGGTGTCTTTTGAATTGCtattttccttttgtttctttcATATAAGCAATCATCTGATGGTATGACTATTAATTTTGAGGTGCTGAAAAAAAAGTGATATCAGGAGGAAGCAACTTAAATTATCATCAGGAAAACATAGAGGGACTGGATTATTTTTATGTTGTCTTTTACTTTATTTCTTTGTTCTTATATTAAACAGAATCTTCTTTCATCTTGTATGGATTCTAGGGTTCCAGTATTGGCAGGTGCTGCTGGGGCATTAGGAGCACCTTATTGCCCACCTTACATATCTCTTGATGGTAACTACTTTGCTCGTCCTTCAGGACAgccatcttcatcatcttcttctagGTAACATGCACAATTTCCTCCTTTTTTGGGTGCTATGAGCATAGTTTTGAACTCTTTGCTTCCTAAGTGCCCGTTTCTATTTCACTTCTTCCAATTTATTTTTCACATGGGTTTTGTTAGCTCTTGTCTATTTGTTCGAGGTTATGTTATGAATTTTGTCGATAGTTTTCTCATTGATTTCTATGGGAAAACATATCAGGCTTGCTACCATAttatcttctaatttttattacACAAAATTTGTGCTTTGATGGGATAATCTTCacaaagcacatatatttgattaCCTTGTAAAATACTTGTAATGCCCTCCAGAACTTTGTTGTCATCTTGTGAATAGATTCTGATTTGGTTTCAGATAGTGctctattttttctctcttctttttcttggtaCAATGTTATGCTTATACTGGATTATAAGAACTTCACCTTTCATTATATGTGCCACAGAGAAACTGGTACAAGCACACCTGTTAGCCCCTTGAAACCTTCCCAGAGACCTGGTATACTATGTCACCTTTACTTTTCTTGTTTTCAATAATAGCTGATCTGCGTTTGAAAAATCCCATCGCGATCAAATTTATGTGA is from Zingiber officinale cultivar Zhangliang chromosome 7B, Zo_v1.1, whole genome shotgun sequence and encodes:
- the LOC122005489 gene encoding protein NRT1/ PTR FAMILY 8.3-like, encoding MEREEALELESGEGRPLLPLSATSRQTENELRGPHHRSSVSKAPAIILGFEYLDSVAFNGVGANLIVYLHTVLHGNNAANAANVATWSGTCFLTPLFGAIVADTYWGNYKTIMISLVVYLLGMITITSSAFSASSTLLFCGLYLVAIGSGGVKAALLPFGAEQFDDENPSDREKKGAFFGWFYLSITLGALTSMTFIVWIQENISWGLGYSIATFCMAAALAAFVMGTPHYRRRLPSGSPLQSILQVIFASYKKRSAEIPRDISLLYEVNKDSSDVGEQRLAHTNGFRFLDKAATISALDLKDGSPQYSWSLCTVTQVEELKMFLRLIPIWANSIIYAAVFAQMFTTFIQQGSAMNTKIGSFSIPPASLCSFEIISVMSWVFVYNNIIAPAAKRYFGNGMGLSQLQRMGIGRFLLILAMLTASYNETKRLESFKAGKSLSIAWQLPQFFVLASSEVFNNITQLEFFFAQAPDRMKSICTAMVLFSMSLGNYLNSFIITFIAIVTSGEGRPGWISNDLNKGHLDYYFLVLALLSTLNFLVYIAFAKNYTLKKAISES
- the LOC122005490 gene encoding protein MLN51 homolog isoform X1; this translates as MAVREEESEYESDPEDAPLPRMRRREASDDEEGEGYDGLGKSAAGDRVGSDGESDGQGGAEVYDDEEEYYDGEEEELAGEVEEFVAVEGMMEGKGANMGAVPVGEGPRDLGKSPVPDGDGQAFLGTSEENEDKEPVEEEAKENEPYAVPTAGAFYMHDDRFQDNGRGRRRRMFGVQKLWDSKDERAWVHDRFEEMNLQDAQNHEEQRKSRGRFRGRGGGKKRGSEHGYIRGNRFNTYRDDVENETRGPKTVRGRGPRRYELISRNKRDFPAIQSKHSPVKPQDSVSNNTFGRQSSQAAPVQSDPLLKKSTFASSLNYASPPFYPSGSSSQDMAALSQKNNLQSGRTNKAMPYTALIRENSIASQRNSLLKRNIPTDMVGRDKLFVDDSFQPTAGKTMATSSLQLLESSLSSKEIIQNASSRVQGMESSIVTPPNRHSESSISQPGRVATQTKPTEHRPLQFPAQPAMQISNQQLVHLRSIGNQASSPPDSASLTSSDTVQSDSHPAVNKPETAPVGKARINNQRIGKGPFLYGGAQVIGATGAVGLANGDHNFPGTPALLPVMQLGGPNPGGMGLPAMGMALPGYVAQPQLGFGNSEMTWVPVLAGAAGALGAPYCPPYISLDGNYFARPSGQPSSSSSSRETGTSTPVSPLKPSQRPEVNEDSGQRQNKPRRYSEMNFGQ
- the LOC122005490 gene encoding protein MLN51 homolog isoform X2 gives rise to the protein MAVREEESEYESDPEDAPLPRMRRREASDDEEGEGYDGLGKSAAGDRVGSDGESDGQGGAEVYDDEEEYYDGEEEELAGEVEEFVAVEGMMEGKGANMGAVPVGEGPRDLGKSPVPDGDGQAFLGTSEENEDKEPVEEEAKENEPYAVPTAGAFYMHDDRFQDNGRGRRRRMFGVQKLWDSKDERAWVHDRFEEMNLQDAQNHERKSRGRFRGRGGGKKRGSEHGYIRGNRFNTYRDDVENETRGPKTVRGRGPRRYELISRNKRDFPAIQSKHSPVKPQDSVSNNTFGRQSSQAAPVQSDPLLKKSTFASSLNYASPPFYPSGSSSQDMAALSQKNNLQSGRTNKAMPYTALIRENSIASQRNSLLKRNIPTDMVGRDKLFVDDSFQPTAGKTMATSSLQLLESSLSSKEIIQNASSRVQGMESSIVTPPNRHSESSISQPGRVATQTKPTEHRPLQFPAQPAMQISNQQLVHLRSIGNQASSPPDSASLTSSDTVQSDSHPAVNKPETAPVGKARINNQRIGKGPFLYGGAQVIGATGAVGLANGDHNFPGTPALLPVMQLGGPNPGGMGLPAMGMALPGYVAQPQLGFGNSEMTWVPVLAGAAGALGAPYCPPYISLDGNYFARPSGQPSSSSSSRETGTSTPVSPLKPSQRPEVNEDSGQRQNKPRRYSEMNFGQ